The proteins below are encoded in one region of Campylobacter helveticus:
- a CDS encoding autotransporter outer membrane beta-barrel domain-containing protein, with protein MKKTLSIICFCAINSYANYTSKFPSTSITLTQDETHKAEAACYQQQCAFNYNGSNGGYDLSITGKHTLTITRQDPTGGITTHNKDIPIYFNNLTQSEATFDIQGFDSFIGQSISLTNQSSLIFTGTNKAKNSFSTHGDINIDDSKLTIKNTASFTTSGKFSAKNNSVVDIGTQVTFSQDALIENSTFSANSLTIQGLNKSVLGDELGLATVTNKNGTIHIKGDVYNGFFKGGNNNPNICAQMGTCGNGKIVNEGGSITIDGKLVNESFKDTTNNTNSGLSIDGGSVVIKGGMENKADSTIDFKADNSGNFGKLEVGGSGLNNQGDIKADITGINQQGNLQLITGTISGKTDISITGGTNMTQTLSCPDGSIIVGMQGQTLTCPSSGGGGGGGGGGGGNNPAQIEQLEKLVFANGSGSANERALLRSLALGDIIGVSPIRQARAIDDRAIKNFFVVSSYNSNVMRGILDDTDKGIRMSYLSLPFASMDAMRDRELLNFNQDYSSYEVSTFGSGFLGEGKGYTLGFHINNYKEVEGNLLRFELDYGYNSLHKRDDYHKTSSKGDLFGVGISQHYEFDDRLSTNNRIYLGVGLFDTSRTIVFPAFNLNSTGDYEFYQLSMQNLLAFNYVYQDSFNIKPYVGLEHFYNYRSKIGENGNAVPLKSESLSAYNLDVVGGVEFSTYFEKNYLKLNTGLQGAIINTDDYQHFLAGTTNELLRYKAPYRYKFFFNTGSYFYLTPNSIFGLEGFYKNSFNKDELGYFGGNIVFKLIF; from the coding sequence ATGAAAAAAACTTTATCGATAATATGTTTTTGTGCCATAAATTCTTATGCAAATTATACAAGTAAATTTCCAAGCACTAGCATTACACTAACGCAAGATGAGACACATAAAGCCGAAGCCGCGTGTTATCAGCAGCAGTGTGCTTTTAATTATAATGGCAGTAATGGTGGCTATGATTTAAGCATTACAGGTAAGCACACTCTCACAATCACACGGCAAGACCCAACAGGTGGTATCACAACGCATAATAAAGACATTCCTATCTACTTTAATAATCTAACTCAAAGCGAGGCGACTTTTGATATTCAAGGTTTCGATAGCTTTATTGGGCAAAGTATTAGCTTGACAAATCAATCTTCTCTTATATTTACAGGCACAAATAAGGCTAAAAATTCTTTCTCTACGCACGGAGATATTAATATAGACGATAGTAAATTGACGATTAAAAACACGGCAAGTTTTACAACTTCCGGAAAATTCAGCGCGAAAAATAATTCCGTTGTGGATATTGGGACGCAAGTAACTTTTAGTCAAGATGCTTTGATAGAAAATAGCACATTTAGCGCGAATTCTTTAACGATTCAAGGTTTAAACAAGAGTGTTTTAGGTGATGAGCTAGGACTTGCCACAGTTACAAATAAAAATGGCACTATCCACATCAAAGGCGATGTGTATAATGGCTTTTTCAAAGGAGGTAATAATAACCCTAATATTTGTGCGCAAATGGGAACTTGTGGAAATGGTAAAATCGTCAATGAGGGAGGAAGCATTACGATAGATGGAAAGCTTGTTAATGAGAGCTTTAAGGATACCACAAATAACACAAATTCGGGTTTATCTATCGATGGTGGTAGTGTCGTTATAAAAGGTGGTATGGAAAATAAGGCGGATTCTACCATTGACTTTAAGGCAGATAATAGTGGAAATTTTGGAAAGCTTGAAGTTGGCGGAAGCGGACTTAATAATCAAGGCGACATTAAAGCAGATATTACAGGCATTAATCAGCAAGGAAATTTACAGCTCATTACAGGAACGATTAGCGGTAAAACGGATATTAGTATCACAGGTGGGACTAATATGACTCAAACCCTATCCTGTCCCGATGGCTCTATCATTGTTGGTATGCAAGGGCAAACTTTAACCTGTCCTAGCTCAGGCGGCGGCGGAGGTGGGGGCGGCGGCGGAGGGGGAAACAATCCCGCTCAAATCGAACAGCTTGAAAAACTAGTCTTTGCAAATGGTAGCGGAAGTGCTAATGAAAGGGCTTTGTTAAGAAGCCTAGCTTTGGGAGATATTATAGGGGTTTCGCCGATTAGACAAGCTAGGGCAATTGACGATAGAGCGATAAAAAATTTCTTTGTGGTAAGTTCATATAATTCTAATGTAATGCGTGGAATTTTAGATGATACAGATAAAGGCATTAGGATGAGCTATCTTTCTTTACCTTTTGCAAGTATGGACGCAATGCGTGATAGAGAGCTTTTAAATTTTAATCAAGATTATTCTTCTTATGAAGTAAGCACTTTTGGCTCAGGTTTTTTGGGTGAGGGGAAAGGCTACACCTTAGGCTTTCATATCAATAATTATAAGGAAGTGGAGGGGAATCTGTTAAGATTTGAGTTAGATTATGGTTATAATTCTTTGCATAAAAGGGATGATTATCATAAAACTTCATCAAAAGGCGATTTATTTGGGGTGGGAATTTCTCAGCACTATGAATTTGATGATAGACTTTCAACAAATAATAGAATTTATCTCGGTGTAGGACTTTTTGATACTTCTAGAACCATCGTTTTCCCAGCTTTTAATCTTAACTCAACGGGAGATTATGAGTTTTATCAGCTTAGTATGCAAAATTTACTTGCTTTCAATTATGTCTATCAGGATTCTTTTAACATTAAGCCTTATGTGGGTTTGGAGCATTTTTATAATTATAGAAGTAAAATAGGCGAAAATGGTAACGCCGTGCCTTTAAAAAGCGAAAGTTTAAGTGCTTATAATTTAGATGTAGTGGGCGGAGTGGAATTTAGCACTTATTTTGAAAAGAATTATTTAAAATTAAACACAGGTTTGCAGGGCGCGATTATTAACACAGATGATTATCAGCACTTTCTCGCAGGGACGACAAACGAGCTTTTAAGATATAAAGCCCCTTATCGTTACAAATTCTTTTTCAATACGGGTTCTTATTTTTACCTCACTCCAAATTCTATTTTTGGGCTAGAGGGCTTTTATAAAAATAGTTTCAATAAGGACGAGTTGGGCTATTTTGGAGGAAATATAGTCTTTAAACTTATTTTTTAA
- the ccoN gene encoding cytochrome-c oxidase, cbb3-type subunit I — translation MHPGNVLNYDYTVAKYFMFATILFGIVGMAIGTLIAFQMAYPDLNNLAGEYTTFSRLRPLHTSGVIFGFMLSGIWATWYYIGQRVLKVSMAESAFLMAVGKLHFWLYMITMVIAVITLFMGVSTSKEYAELEWPLDILVVLVWVLWGVSIFGLIGIRREKTLYISLWYYIATFLGIAMLYLFNNMEVPTYFIAGLGDWWHSVSMYAGTNDALVQWWYGHNAVAFVFTVGIIAQIYYFLPKESGQPIFSYKLSLFAFWGLMFVYLWAGGHHLIYSTVPDWMQTMGSIFSVVLILPSWGSAINILLTMKGEWSQLRESPLIKFMILASTFYMFSTLEGPILSIKSVNALAHFTDWIPGHVHDGTLGWVGFMTMAALYHMTPRMFKRELYSKSLMEAQFWVQTTGIVLYFSSMWIAGITQGMMWRATDEYGSLLYTFIDTVEVLMPYYWIRAIGGLLYLVGFFMFVYNIYKSISCGKVLDKEPKSASPMAA, via the coding sequence ATGCACCCAGGTAATGTGTTGAACTACGACTATACGGTGGCAAAATATTTTATGTTTGCGACCATATTGTTTGGGATTGTAGGTATGGCTATAGGCACACTTATAGCTTTCCAAATGGCATACCCTGATTTAAACAATTTAGCAGGTGAGTATACAACTTTTTCAAGACTTAGACCCCTACACACTTCAGGCGTAATTTTTGGTTTTATGCTTTCGGGGATTTGGGCTACTTGGTATTATATAGGACAGCGTGTTCTTAAAGTCTCTATGGCAGAGTCGGCATTTTTAATGGCTGTTGGAAAGCTACATTTTTGGCTTTATATGATAACTATGGTTATCGCTGTTATCACGCTCTTTATGGGAGTAAGCACTTCTAAAGAGTATGCTGAGCTTGAATGGCCTCTTGATATCCTTGTGGTATTAGTATGGGTTCTTTGGGGTGTGAGTATCTTTGGACTCATAGGGATTAGACGCGAGAAAACTCTTTACATTTCTCTTTGGTATTACATCGCGACTTTCTTGGGCATCGCTATGCTTTATTTGTTTAATAATATGGAAGTGCCAACCTACTTTATCGCTGGACTTGGAGACTGGTGGCATAGTGTTTCTATGTATGCTGGGACAAATGATGCTTTAGTGCAGTGGTGGTATGGACACAATGCCGTTGCTTTCGTCTTCACCGTGGGAATCATCGCTCAAATTTATTATTTCTTACCAAAAGAAAGCGGACAGCCAATTTTCTCTTACAAGCTTTCTTTATTTGCGTTTTGGGGCTTGATGTTTGTTTATCTTTGGGCTGGAGGACACCATTTAATTTATTCCACAGTGCCTGATTGGATGCAAACTATGGGTTCGATTTTTTCCGTTGTTCTTATCTTACCTTCTTGGGGTTCAGCGATTAACATCTTGCTAACAATGAAGGGTGAGTGGAGTCAGTTAAGAGAAAGTCCTCTTATTAAATTTATGATTTTAGCTTCAACTTTCTATATGTTCTCAACTCTTGAAGGTCCTATACTTTCTATTAAGTCAGTGAATGCTCTAGCACACTTTACTGATTGGATTCCAGGGCATGTTCACGATGGCACACTTGGCTGGGTTGGCTTTATGACTATGGCAGCACTTTATCATATGACACCAAGAATGTTTAAAAGAGAGCTTTATAGCAAATCTTTAATGGAGGCACAATTTTGGGTGCAAACGACAGGTATTGTGCTTTACTTCTCATCAATGTGGATAGCAGGGATTACTCAAGGTATGATGTGGAGAGCTACTGATGAATATGGCAGCCTACTTTACACTTTCATCGATACTGTTGAAGTGCTTATGCCTTATTATTGGATAAGAGCGATTGGCGGATTGTTGTATTTAGTTGGATTCTTTATGTTTGTTTATAATATTTATAAATCAATTAGCTGTGGAAAAGTGCTTGACAAAGAGCCAAAAAGCGCTTCACCTATGGCAGCATAA
- the ccoO gene encoding cytochrome-c oxidase, cbb3-type subunit II, with translation MFAWLEKNPFFFAVAVFIVIAYAGIVEVLPNFADNARPLEGKKPYTVLELAGRQVYIKDSCNACHSQLIRPFKSETDRYGMYSVSGEFAYDRPFLWGSKRTGPDLARVGNYRTADWHENHMLDPTSVVPGSIMPAYKHMFSNNADIETAYAEALTVKKVFNVPYDVEGQTKLGTWEEAQAEVKAQAETIIEQMKNQEVKDAFAKGEIKEIVALIAYLNSLK, from the coding sequence ATGTTTGCTTGGTTAGAGAAAAATCCATTCTTTTTTGCTGTGGCAGTTTTTATTGTAATTGCTTATGCGGGTATTGTCGAAGTTTTACCAAATTTTGCAGATAATGCAAGACCACTTGAGGGCAAAAAACCTTACACCGTTTTAGAACTTGCTGGAAGACAAGTTTATATCAAAGATAGCTGTAATGCTTGCCATTCTCAGCTTATCCGCCCATTTAAGTCCGAAACAGATAGGTATGGTATGTATTCTGTTAGTGGCGAATTTGCTTATGATAGACCATTTCTTTGGGGTTCAAAAAGAACGGGACCAGATTTAGCACGCGTGGGAAATTATAGAACGGCGGACTGGCACGAAAATCATATGCTAGACCCAACTTCTGTTGTGCCTGGTTCTATTATGCCTGCATACAAACATATGTTTAGTAATAATGCCGACATCGAAACAGCCTACGCAGAAGCACTCACAGTGAAAAAAGTTTTCAATGTCCCTTATGATGTAGAAGGACAAACTAAACTTGGCACTTGGGAAGAAGCACAGGCGGAAGTTAAAGCTCAAGCAGAAACTATCATAGAACAAATGAAAAATCAAGAAGTTAAAGATGCTTTTGCTAAGGGAGAAATCAAAGAAATTGTCGCTTTGATAGCTTATCTAAATAGCTTAAAGTAA
- a CDS encoding cytochrome c oxidase, cbb3-type, CcoQ subunit, whose translation MQDLEIFFGVIGQLLSFNLSGIEKHEWEIFQGYGFFSLVVFLVVVLYAYWFHLYRSEKKGERNYEKYADLALNDELGDRILENKRSA comes from the coding sequence ATGCAAGACTTAGAGATTTTTTTTGGCGTGATAGGACAGCTTTTAAGCTTTAATTTGTCCGGTATAGAAAAACACGAATGGGAGATTTTTCAAGGCTATGGCTTTTTCTCCCTTGTGGTTTTTTTGGTGGTAGTTTTATATGCGTATTGGTTTCATCTTTATAGAAGCGAGAAAAAGGGCGAAAGAAATTATGAAAAATATGCCGACCTCGCTCTAAATGATGAACTTGGTGACCGTATTTTAGAAAATAAAAGGAGTGCTTAA
- the ccoP gene encoding cytochrome-c oxidase, cbb3-type subunit III, which produces MQWLNLEDNINLLSLIGAILIILITLVVIARMFQQMKEKKDNAELSGHNWDGIGEYKNPLPIGWAVVFFLTIVWAIWYFIWGYPLNSYSRIGEYNEEVATHAAKFEEKFKNLSAEDKVAMGENLFLVQCSQCHGITADGINGKAQDLNLWGSEEGLVDVITKGSKGMGYPMGEMSPATDLGIAAEDIPAIAAYVAKEISAIKKTANEDLVAKGKEVFATCVTCHGEDGTGVIGGEVMAPDLTKYGSAEFVVEVLNRGKNGAIGSMPKFNSDLLSNIQKQAVGEYIISLSRGE; this is translated from the coding sequence ATGCAGTGGTTAAATTTAGAAGATAATATAAATCTTTTGTCTTTGATTGGTGCGATTCTTATTATCTTAATCACACTTGTGGTGATAGCTAGAATGTTCCAACAAATGAAAGAAAAAAAAGATAATGCGGAGCTTAGTGGGCATAACTGGGACGGCATAGGAGAATATAAAAATCCTCTACCTATTGGGTGGGCGGTTGTATTTTTTCTCACTATCGTTTGGGCGATTTGGTATTTTATATGGGGTTATCCTTTAAATTCCTACTCAAGAATAGGCGAGTATAATGAAGAAGTTGCAACCCACGCAGCGAAATTTGAAGAAAAATTTAAAAATCTTTCTGCAGAAGACAAAGTTGCTATGGGTGAGAATTTATTTTTAGTGCAATGCTCACAGTGCCACGGAATTACAGCCGATGGTATCAATGGTAAAGCACAAGACTTAAATCTTTGGGGTTCTGAAGAAGGACTTGTAGATGTCATCACTAAGGGTTCTAAAGGTATGGGATATCCTATGGGAGAAATGTCTCCTGCGACGGATTTAGGCATCGCAGCTGAAGATATCCCAGCCATTGCAGCTTATGTTGCGAAAGAAATTTCTGCGATTAAAAAAACAGCAAATGAGGACTTAGTTGCTAAAGGTAAAGAGGTATTTGCCACTTGTGTAACCTGCCACGGCGAAGATGGCACAGGAGTTATAGGTGGAGAAGTAATGGCGCCAGATTTAACAAAATATGGCTCGGCTGAATTTGTCGTTGAAGTGCTAAATAGAGGTAAAAATGGTGCTATCGGCTCTATGCCTAAGTTTAATAGCGACCTTTTAAGTAATATTCAAAAACAAGCTGTTGGCGAATATATAATTTCTCTTTCAAGGGGTGAATGA
- a CDS encoding DUF4006 family protein, translating to MMENTNRCVFSLSGVTGMLIATILLLTILAGLTIWGIKAQQDVMQKPYKLENPQAVKMIGSKEQEHMIIKDAK from the coding sequence ATGATGGAAAATACTAATCGATGTGTGTTTTCACTTTCAGGTGTTACAGGAATGCTTATAGCAACAATCTTATTGCTTACGATTTTGGCTGGACTTACGATTTGGGGCATTAAAGCACAGCAAGATGTAATGCAAAAACCTTACAAACTTGAAAATCCGCAAGCAGTTAAAATGATAGGCTCTAAAGAGCAAGAGCATATGATTATAAAGGACGCAAAATGA
- a CDS encoding PD-(D/E)XK nuclease family protein → MKLYIFSSSRKIREYYEKCKSSNALINQAIGVAEFLEKICFVRGFRASAYERLLLMQKACKQSKDLEKKLGISTEFFAFLKNNEYLFSFFKELVLENKTIKDLQDSDYYTNYNEHLEILDCVFQNYLKLLKEATLYDELSLPLSYTLNTDFLDDYGEIIYHLEGFLSHFELSLLLQIAKYKKLIFCFKTSKFNLSYLKELPFLKDLNLKENCFYEVDISKNCLLKEEILKPRSAFIKVQHFELRSLQVAFVLDEISNFIRAGLKPEDIVIITPDEDFCDFLRLLDKNNTLNYANGISIKESVFYQKLKSLYESANLEDFNFCDLKDYFSEAQNFDLHNSLLHYFELDFKEFKANFHQKCDFFYFENFIKTLLKNEKSELSLFVEKELFFIKNLLHNQNLSLKELLELFFIQISSFKQSYVGGGAVTVMGILESRGLSFDGVIVVDFNEDFIPKRSINEMFLNDEVRKKAGLISYEKRENLQRFYYEQLFTNAKKISLSYVENEEKSKSRFLEELEFKLDFTKEFDQKAYLNALKLDYEAKKINLSPIPSPQFKHNLFSTPLSFSRLNLFLHSKRTYFYKYILNLKEPRALDEGQKAKNLGIFIHKILELYYQKNENFKEHLFIPLLEDEAKKANINSLDLELLKLKFKHFAKSEEKHFKEGYKVKFLELELNKNINIKGREIKLTGKIDRIDENKLLEKMILDYKNGKISEKSYQLAFYKLLYDEKAAAFFYDLNDFELKEGEKHKNVEELKELLGELLGEEEVLFENEKNDCCPYRLLYEKDLK, encoded by the coding sequence ATGAAGCTCTATATTTTTAGCTCTTCGAGAAAGATTAGGGAATATTACGAGAAGTGCAAAAGCTCAAATGCTCTTATAAATCAAGCCATAGGTGTGGCAGAATTTTTAGAAAAAATTTGCTTTGTCAGGGGCTTTAGGGCAAGTGCGTATGAGCGCTTACTCCTAATGCAAAAAGCTTGCAAACAAAGCAAAGATTTAGAAAAAAAGCTTGGAATTTCTACGGAATTTTTTGCTTTTTTAAAAAATAACGAATACCTTTTTTCCTTTTTTAAAGAGCTTGTTTTAGAAAATAAAACAATTAAAGACTTGCAAGATAGTGATTATTACACAAACTATAATGAGCATTTAGAAATTTTAGACTGCGTTTTTCAAAATTATTTAAAACTTTTAAAAGAAGCCACTTTATACGATGAGCTTTCCTTGCCACTTTCTTACACGCTAAATACAGATTTTTTAGACGATTATGGAGAAATCATTTATCATTTAGAGGGCTTTTTAAGTCATTTTGAGCTTTCTTTACTTTTGCAAATTGCAAAATATAAAAAGCTCATTTTTTGCTTTAAAACAAGCAAATTTAATCTTTCTTACCTCAAAGAATTACCATTTTTAAAAGATTTAAACCTAAAAGAAAACTGCTTTTATGAAGTTGATATAAGCAAAAATTGCTTATTAAAAGAAGAAATTTTAAAGCCAAGAAGTGCATTTATTAAGGTGCAGCATTTCGAGCTTAGAAGTTTGCAAGTTGCCTTTGTTTTAGATGAAATTTCAAATTTCATAAGAGCAGGTTTAAAGCCTGAAGATATAGTCATTATCACGCCTGATGAGGACTTTTGTGATTTTTTACGCCTTTTGGATAAAAATAACACTCTAAACTACGCTAACGGTATCAGCATTAAAGAAAGTGTATTTTATCAAAAATTAAAAAGCCTTTACGAGAGTGCAAATTTGGAGGATTTTAATTTTTGTGATTTGAAAGATTATTTTAGCGAAGCACAAAATTTTGATTTACATAATAGTCTTTTGCATTATTTTGAGCTTGATTTTAAAGAATTTAAAGCTAATTTTCATCAAAAATGCGATTTTTTTTATTTTGAAAATTTCATCAAAACACTTTTAAAAAACGAAAAAAGCGAACTTAGTCTTTTTGTGGAAAAAGAGCTTTTTTTCATTAAAAATTTACTTCACAATCAAAATTTAAGCCTTAAAGAGCTTTTGGAGCTTTTCTTTATCCAAATTTCTTCTTTTAAGCAAAGCTATGTTGGTGGCGGAGCTGTTACTGTAATGGGGATTTTGGAAAGCAGGGGGCTTAGTTTTGACGGGGTGATTGTCGTGGATTTTAACGAGGATTTTATCCCTAAAAGAAGCATTAATGAAATGTTTTTAAACGATGAAGTGCGTAAAAAAGCGGGTCTTATCAGCTATGAAAAAAGAGAAAATTTGCAAAGATTTTATTACGAGCAGCTTTTTACAAATGCTAAGAAAATCAGCCTCTCTTATGTGGAAAATGAAGAAAAAAGCAAAAGTCGTTTTTTAGAAGAGCTTGAATTTAAACTTGATTTTACTAAGGAATTTGACCAAAAAGCCTATTTAAACGCTTTAAAGCTAGATTACGAAGCGAAAAAAATCAACCTGAGCCCCATTCCATCACCTCAATTCAAACATAATCTTTTTAGTACTCCACTTTCTTTTTCAAGGCTTAACTTATTTTTACACTCTAAACGCACCTATTTTTACAAATACATTTTAAATTTAAAAGAGCCAAGAGCCTTAGATGAAGGTCAAAAGGCGAAAAATTTAGGCATTTTTATCCATAAAATTTTAGAACTTTACTATCAAAAAAATGAAAACTTTAAGGAACACCTCTTTATACCCTTGCTTGAAGATGAGGCTAAAAAGGCAAACATCAATTCACTTGACTTAGAGCTTTTAAAGCTTAAATTTAAGCATTTTGCCAAGAGTGAGGAAAAGCATTTTAAAGAGGGCTATAAGGTTAAATTCTTAGAACTTGAGCTTAATAAAAACATTAATATTAAAGGGCGAGAAATCAAACTCACAGGCAAAATTGACCGCATTGATGAAAATAAGCTTTTAGAAAAGATGATTTTAGATTATAAAAATGGAAAAATTAGCGAAAAATCCTATCAACTTGCCTTTTATAAGCTTTTATATGATGAAAAAGCGGCGGCGTTTTTTTATGATTTAAATGATTTTGAACTAAAAGAGGGTGAAAAGCACAAAAATGTCGAAGAGCTAAAAGAGCTTTTGGGTGAGCTTTTGGGTGAAGAAGAAGTGCTTTTTGAAAATGAAAAAAATGATTGTTGTCCTTACAGACTTCTTTACGAAAAGGATTTAAAATGA